One Aegilops tauschii subsp. strangulata cultivar AL8/78 chromosome 7, Aet v6.0, whole genome shotgun sequence genomic window carries:
- the LOC109742814 gene encoding lysine histidine transporter 2 yields the protein MGTQASPDYTPPKDERTAREKAIDDWLPITSSRKAKWWYSAFHNVTAMVGAGVLSLPYAMSELGWGPGIAVMTLSWIITVYTLWQMVEMHEMVPGKRFDRYHELGQHAFGDKLGLWIVVPQQLVVEVSLNIVYMVTGGNSLKKFHDVICDGKCKDIKLTYFIMIFASVHFVLSQLPNFNSISGISLAAAVMSLSYSTIAWGASLHKGKAENVDYSLRASTTPGQVFGFLGGLGDVAFSYSGHNVVLEIQATIPSTPGNPSKKPMWKGVVVAYIIIAACYMPVAFIGYWAFGNSVDDNILITLNKPKWLIAMANMMVVVHLIGSYQIYAMPVFDMMETFLVRKLEFAPGITLRLITRTIYVAFTMFVGMTFPFFGGLIGFFGGLAFAPTTYFLPCIMWLIICKPRRFSLSWFTNWICIVLGVILMIIAPIGGLRQIIISAKTYKFYS from the exons ATGGGGACGCAGGCCTCGCCGGACTACACGCCGCCCAAG GATGAGAGGACTGCACGGGAGAAGGCGATCGATGACTGGCTTCCTATCACGTCGTCGAGGAAAGCAAAGTGGTGGTACTCGGCCTTCCACAATGTCACCGCCATGGTTGGCGCTGGAGTGCTCAGCCTCCCCTACGCCATGTCTGAACTTGGTTG GGGTCCTGGCATCGCGGTGATGACCTTGTCGTGGATCATCACGGTGTACACGTTGTGGCAGATGGTGGAGATGCATGAGATGGTCCCTGGGAAGCGTTTCGACCGGTACCATGAGCTCGGGCAGCACGCCTTCGGTGATAAGCTCGGCCTCTGGATCGTGGTGCCACAGCAGCTTGTCGTTGAGGTCAGCCTGAACATTGTGTACATGGTTACCGGCGGCAACTCGCTCAAGAAGTTCCACGACGTGATCTGTGACGGCAAGTGCAAGGACATCAAGCTCACTTACTTCATCATGATCTTCGCCTCTGTCCACTTCGTCCTCTCCCAGCTTCCAAACTTCAACTCCATCTCTGGCATCTCCCTCGCTGCAGCCGTCATGTCACTCAG CTACTCAACAATTGCTTGGGGCGCCTCGTTGCACAAGGGGAAGGCAGAGAACGTGGACTACAGCCTGCGGGCATCGACGACTCCAGGTCAGGTGTTCGGATTCTTGGGGGGGCTCGGCGATGTGGCCTTCTCCTACTCCGGCCACAATGTCGTGCTAGAAATCCAGGCTACCATCCCATCGACGCCGGGCAACCCGTCCAAGAAGCCAATGTGGAAGGGCGTGGTGGTTGCCTACATCATCATCGCCGCCTGCTACATGCCGGTGGCATTTATCGGCTACTGGGCGTTTGGTAACAGCGTCGACGACAACATCCTCATCACCCTCAACAAGCCCAAGTGGCTCATCGCCATGGCCAACATGATGGTCGTCGTTCACCTCATCGGTAGCTACCAG ATTTACGCGATGCCAGTGTTCGACATGATGGAGACGTTCCTGGTGAGGAAGCTGGAGTTCGCACCAGGCATTACGCTCCGTCTGATCACCCGGACCATCTATGTTG CCTTCACGATGTTCGTCGGCATGACCTTCCCGTTCTTCGGTGGCCTCATCGGGTTCTTCGGCGGGCTGGCCTTTGCGCCGACGACCTATTTC CTGCCCTGCATCATGTGGCTCATCATCTGCAAGCCCAGGAGATTCAGCCTCTCATGGTTCACCAACTGG ATTTGCATCGTCCTTGGTGTGATTCTGATGATCATCGCGCCCATCGGAGGGCTCAGACAGATCATCATTTCTGCCAAGACATACAAGTTCTACTCATAG
- the LOC109742813 gene encoding transcription factor GTE9 has product MMGKTQKFSKGHPLGFVPDYRYGVETVGVSKGLGNPARSEAKRKCINLNTDEGADAPGFNVPRVVFELPRMSASDRNELEMRLRDELEQVRALQSRLFSRGATTSMNGGTASAPRGDFNGNKKDGKLRRSNSVQSGRGLPPSVAQPVVSSINYTASFKKCQELLKNLMKHRSASPFVMPVDPVKLCIPDYFDIVKHPMDLGTIQKKLNADVYPTPWEFAADVRLTFSNAILYNPVGNAVNIMAQTMSSVFEPRWKPIEKKLPRPDEELSAIEPSKNDAVEKNIVDNKEPFDRRPSNKGAYKKNTFQKEEVVAKPVLHPKKRKASPLVQDAPVASVIQMAQVAEEVPVVQTAMGMMTDEQKVALSVRLQSYGGFIPEHVVEFIKRHVNDDNDADEDELTIDMNALSDDTLFELQKLLDDYDIVNQSGNPTKDEPQEVEFQSEYGLANSSMHHEGNELVEEDIDIGGNDLPPLTYPPVVFESETADRSSKHSSSSSSSSESGSSSSGSDSSSSSGSDLGAKVPSANIGAKENVLPVFSLDQENDSQDTLNIQEQCADRVPISADDEEENVSDKKYRAALLKSRFADTILKAREKALDQVKDPEKVRREREELERLQREERARLQAEAKAAEEARKRAEAAAAAEAAAEAKRQREREREAARKALQQMEKTVEINEGNLFLKDFEMLGTVTGEQNLNLVGEMSPSHTPEPLGFQLGGNPLEQLGLYMKNDDEEDEEVESADEPTVDVEEGEID; this is encoded by the exons ATGATGGGGAAGACGCAGAAGTTCTCCAAGGGGCACCCGCTCGGTTTCGTGCCGGACTACCGATATGGGGTGGAAACTGTGGGGGTGTCAAAGGGCCTTGGGAATCCTGCAAGAAgtgaagccaagagaaaatgcaTCAACCTGAATACGGACGAGGGGGCTGATGCTCCCGGATTTAATGTGCCGCGTGTGGTCTTTGAGTTGCCGAGGATGTCGGCCTCGGATAGGAATGAGCTGGAGATGAGGCTCCGCGACGAGCTCGAGCAGGTCAGGGCCCTCCAGAGTAGGTTGTTTTCAAGAGGGGCTACGACGAGCATGAATGGTGGGACTGCGTCGGCTCCCAGAGGTGATTTCAACGGCAATAAAAAGGATGGGAAGCTCAGGAGGAGCAATTCAGTGCAGTCTGGCAGAGGATTACCGCCATCAGTTGCCCAACCTGTAGTCAGCTCCATTAACTACACAGCATCGTTTAAAAAATGCCAGGAGCTTCTGAAGAACCTTATGAAGCATCGCTCTGCAAGCCCGTTTGTTATGCCAGTTGATCCTGTGAAGTTGTGTATCCCTGATTATTTTGATATAGTCAAGCACCCAATGGATTTGGGTACTATACAGAAAAAGCTGAATGCAGATGTGTACCCTACACCTTGGGAGTTTGCCGCAGACGTGAGGCTTACTTTTAGCAACGCTATACTTTATAACCCAGTCGGTAATGCAGTTAACATAATGGCCCAGACTATGAGCAGTGTTTTTGAACCTAGATGGAAGCCTATCGAAAAGAAGCTTCCTCGACCAGATGAGGAACTCTCTGCAATTGAGCCTTCAAAAAATGATGCAGTTGAGAAAAATATTGTTGACAACAAAGAGCCTTTTGATAGAAGACCTTCAAATAAAGGTGCATATAAGAAAAACACCTTTCAAAAAGAGGAGGTGGTTGCCAAGCCAGTTTTGCACCCGAAGAAGAGGAAAGCCTCTCCTTTGGTTCAGGATGCTCCAGTAGCATCAGTGATACAGATGGCTCAGGTGGCTGAGGAGGTTCCAGTGGTACAAACTGCTATGGGAATGATGACAGATGAACAAAAGGTTGCTCTAAGCGTAAGACTACAATCATATGGTGGATTCATTCCAGAACATGTAGTTGAGTTCATAAAGAGGCATGTTAATGATGATAATGATGCTGATGAAGATGAGTTGACTATTGACATGAACGCTCTCAGCGATGATACCCTGTTTGAATTACAGAAGCTTCTTGATGACTATGATATAGTAAATCAGTCTGGAAACCCTACAAAAGATGAGCCTCAAGAGGTTGAG TTCCAAAGTGAATATGGACTTGCCAACTCATCAATGCATCATGAAG GCAATGAGCTTGTTGAGGAAGACATTGATATTGGTGGGAACGATCTTCCACCTTTAACATACCCCCCTGTGGTATTTGAAAGTGAAACGGCAGACAGAAGCAGCAAGCATAGTTCTTCTAGCAGTTCTAGTAGTGAGTCAGGATCATCCTCCAGTG GTTCGGATTCGAGTAGCTCTTCTGGAAGTGATTTGGGTGCCAAAGTTCCTTCGGCAAACATCGGGGCTAAG GAGAACGTACTACCCGTGTTTAGCTTGGACCAGGAGAACG ATTCACAGGATACATTGAATATACAAGAACAATGTGCTGACCGTGTACCTATTTCTGCTGATGATGAGG AGGAGAACGTGTCTGATAAAAAATACCGAGCTGCCCTTTTGAAAAGCCGCTTCGCTGATACAATTCTCAAAGCTCGTGAGAAGGCTCTTGATCAG GTGAAGGATCCTGAGAAAGTTCGGCGCGAGAGGGAGGAGCTTGAAAGGTTACAAAGGGAAG AGAGAGCTCGGTTACAAGCTGAGGCTAAAGCTGCTGAGGAAGCTCGCAAGAGGGCTGAAGCAGCAGCTGCTGCTGAGGCTGCTGCAGAAGCTAAACGCCAAAGAGAACGTGAAAGAGAAGCAGCTCGTAAAGCCTTGCAGCAG ATGGAGAAAACTGTAGAAATCAATGAAGGGAACCTCTTCCTGAAAGATTTTGAAATGCTTGGAACAGTCACAGGTGAACAGAATCTCAACTTGGTCGGTGAAATGAGTCCAAGCCATACACCTGAGCCCCTCGGATTTCAACTTGGGGGCAACCCCCTAGAACAGCTTGGATTGTATATGAAAAATGACGACGAAGAAGACGAGGAAGTCGAGTCCGCAGATGAACCAACAGTTGATGTTGAGGAGGGCGAAATAGACTGA